Genomic segment of Acidobacteriota bacterium:
AGCGCACAGGTCTTTCAACTCACACCCGGCGACGGCTTGCACTTCCCCATCACCGCGCCGCACTGGGTCAAAAACGGCCCGACGGTTTCGATCTCGTTCAGCATCACGTTTCGCACACCTGCTTCGGAAAAGCGCGAGATGGTTTTTCGGGTGAATGCGGGGCTGCGCAAATTCGGCCTGACGCCCACGCCAGCAGACGCGGTTCAATGGCAGGATGTGCTCAAAGCCAATGCCTATCGCGCGTGGCGGCGGGCACAAACGCTGTTCAGGCGCGCCGCCTAGCGCGCGGTACTGTCTCACTTCGCTGAAACGTGTGCGCGCCGTTTCTTTTCAGCCACCAGAAAAAACGCCGCGCCCGCCAGATTCGCCACAATGGCGACCGTGCCGACCTTGAGCGAGAAAGACGCCTGGCTTCTCACTTCGACAATCGGAAAGATCGAAAGCGCCAGATTCAGTAGCGTCATCAAAAACCCCGACACCGCCGCCACGCGCAACCACAGCGGCGGACGCGGTTCGACGCCGCGCAAGCCAATGATCGGGACGGCGAACATCACCAGATAGGTCGAGCCGTAAAAAATCACCGAACCGCTTTGCAATAACTGATACGCTTCCTGCTCGCCCACGCCGGTCACGCCCGCCAAGCCAACGCCCAGCATCATCGCGCCGACAAACAGGATCGAATTGACCGGCGTTTTGCGCACCGGATGCAAGCGCGTGAACCATACGGGCAGCAGATGATCCCAGCCCGCCACCATCGGCAGCCGCGCGTTCGCCGTAAAATTCACGCTCGCCTGTGCCAGCCGCATACACATCACCATCAGGATCGCCACCGGTACGATTTGCGCCGCGATGCCGAACGGGCGCGCGCCGAGGCTCAAGACCTGTGGAATCGGGCCGATCAAATCAATCTGCGCGGGCGGCAAAAACGCCAGCATCGAACTCGTGCCCAGAATAAACATCACCGCGATGATCGGCGCGGCGATCAGCACCGAGCGGCCAATCGTGCGCACCGGGTCGCGGCATTCGCCCGCCAGGATGGCGACGTATTCAAAGCCGCCCAGTGCGCCAAAACCCAGCTTGCCCAGGATGTTCAAACTAAACAGCGTGAACGCCGGCATTGCCAGCGGCAACGGCTGATACGACGGAATCGCTCCGCGCCACACATTCAACAACGGCAACGCAATCAGCGCCGCAAAGATCACCAGCATCATCACTGCGCCCGTGTTGTGCACCCATTTGCCGACGCCCAATCCCAGCGTAGACACCAGCACCAGCGCGCCGATGACGACGCAACTCGCGGTCACGATGAACCATTTGCTGCCCGCCAGCCACGCCGCGCGCGGCCCCAGCGCGTATGACAAATACGTCGCCACTTGCAGCCCGATTTCCGACGTGAGCACGATCACATACAGCCACAGATTCCACGCCACCAGAAAGCCGATGAATTCGTTGAAGCCCAGCTTGGCCCACTGATACAACCCGCCTTCGAGCGGCATCAGCCGGTTCAGATAAATCACGACCACCGCCGACGGGATGTAAAACAGGATGATTGCCAGCAACCAAAATACTGTATGCGACGGCCCCAGCTTCGCCGCCGCGCCG
This window contains:
- a CDS encoding APC family permease translates to MNTDRDSAATELRIAEQSIEAHSAVFKKELGLTDLVLTQILFIVGLSWVGAAAKLGPSHTVFWLLAIILFYIPSAVVVIYLNRLMPLEGGLYQWAKLGFNEFIGFLVAWNLWLYVIVLTSEIGLQVATYLSYALGPRAAWLAGSKWFIVTASCVVIGALVLVSTLGLGVGKWVHNTGAVMMLVIFAALIALPLLNVWRGAIPSYQPLPLAMPAFTLFSLNILGKLGFGALGGFEYVAILAGECRDPVRTIGRSVLIAAPIIAVMFILGTSSMLAFLPPAQIDLIGPIPQVLSLGARPFGIAAQIVPVAILMVMCMRLAQASVNFTANARLPMVAGWDHLLPVWFTRLHPVRKTPVNSILFVGAMMLGVGLAGVTGVGEQEAYQLLQSGSVIFYGSTYLVMFAVPIIGLRGVEPRPPLWLRVAAVSGFLMTLLNLALSIFPIVEVRSQASFSLKVGTVAIVANLAGAAFFLVAEKKRRAHVSAK